Proteins co-encoded in one Nonlabens agnitus genomic window:
- a CDS encoding alpha/beta hydrolase — translation MRYLTSTFLFCSLISSSFMIAQSFEIDLWETNIPNAINNPNYQESPIIEGKELMKTSQVTAPTLTIFKPENPNGTAILILPGGGYKHLAIHKEGTKIARWLNTLVITGIVLKYRLPSDVIMDEKSIGPLQDAQKAMRVIRSNAATWGIDPAKIGVMGFSAGGHLAATLSTGYDDEVYIENSYVSAKPNFSMLIYPVITMHDEFTHQGSKSNLLGDNPTADQIEMYSTENRINQQTPPTILIHALDDTSVPYQNSVIYFEGLQKHDIASEIHLYQKGGHGFGLNEDGPARNWPAACEQWLRTNALLRKGFP, via the coding sequence ATGCGTTATCTCACTTCTACCTTTCTATTTTGCTCCTTGATAAGCAGCAGTTTTATGATCGCACAGTCTTTTGAAATTGATTTATGGGAAACTAATATCCCTAATGCTATCAATAACCCAAACTATCAGGAATCTCCGATAATAGAAGGCAAAGAGCTTATGAAAACGTCTCAGGTGACTGCACCTACCTTGACCATCTTTAAGCCAGAAAACCCCAACGGTACGGCTATACTCATTTTACCTGGTGGTGGTTATAAACATCTTGCCATTCATAAGGAAGGAACCAAGATCGCACGATGGTTGAATACCTTGGTCATTACGGGAATTGTTCTTAAATATCGTCTGCCATCAGATGTTATCATGGATGAAAAAAGCATTGGTCCTTTACAAGATGCTCAAAAGGCGATGAGAGTCATAAGGAGCAACGCTGCTACTTGGGGAATTGATCCGGCGAAAATTGGGGTCATGGGATTTTCAGCTGGTGGACATCTAGCCGCTACCTTATCCACTGGATACGATGATGAGGTGTATATTGAGAATAGCTATGTAAGTGCAAAACCTAATTTTTCTATGTTGATTTATCCTGTGATCACTATGCACGATGAATTTACACATCAAGGATCTAAATCCAATCTTCTAGGTGACAACCCTACTGCAGATCAAATTGAAATGTATTCCACTGAAAACAGAATTAACCAACAAACGCCACCAACGATTTTGATTCACGCTTTAGATGATACATCTGTGCCATACCAAAATAGTGTGATATATTTTGAAGGATTGCAAAAGCACGATATAGCGTCAGAGATCCACCTGTATCAAAAAGGTGGACACGGTTTTGGACTCAATGAAGATGGGCCTGCCAGGAATTGGCCAGCAGCCTGCGAGCAATGGCTGCGCACTAACGCTCTACTTAGAAAAGGTTTTCCTTAG
- a CDS encoding dihydrolipoamide dehydrogenase, which produces MKKILLLLAIAVGFASCEGDQGPPGFDGRDGLDGLDGLDAETALIFETTEDFTAPDYSVPVNYPNNFELFDTDVVLAYILFEQASTDDGRTVDVWRALPQTIFSDFGDFRYNYDFTIVDARLFIDGPISTDFNNLTTADLNNQTFRFVILPSEVASDPRLDVSDYNSVINIANLGSADVIQIQN; this is translated from the coding sequence ATGAAAAAAATACTATTACTATTAGCTATCGCCGTTGGTTTTGCTTCTTGTGAAGGCGACCAAGGACCTCCAGGATTTGACGGGCGTGATGGTCTTGATGGTCTGGATGGTCTGGATGCAGAAACCGCATTGATTTTTGAGACCACTGAGGATTTCACAGCACCAGATTATTCTGTACCTGTGAATTATCCTAATAATTTTGAACTTTTTGACACTGATGTAGTTCTTGCTTACATCTTGTTTGAACAAGCTAGTACTGATGATGGTCGTACCGTTGATGTATGGAGAGCTTTGCCACAGACCATTTTTAGCGATTTTGGAGATTTCCGTTACAATTATGACTTTACTATCGTAGATGCAAGACTATTTATCGACGGACCTATTTCTACTGATTTCAATAACTTGACAACAGCAGATCTGAACAATCAAACTTTTAGATTCGTAATTTTACCGTCAGAGGTTGCCAGCGATCCAAGACTGGATGTTAGTGACTATAACTCTGTTATCAATATAGCAAATCTAGGATCTGCAGATGTGATCCAGATCCAGAACTAA
- a CDS encoding GIY-YIG nuclease family protein gives MCIKHYVYVIHSKAMDCYYKGYSQHPENRLAQHNAAQSKFTSRANDWELVFKEEFPTKKEALIRERVLKKYSRSQIEYLINSDRNML, from the coding sequence ATGTGCATTAAACATTATGTTTATGTAATTCACTCAAAAGCCATGGATTGTTATTACAAAGGCTACAGCCAGCACCCTGAAAATAGACTGGCACAACACAACGCTGCTCAAAGCAAGTTTACTTCAAGAGCAAATGATTGGGAATTAGTATTTAAAGAAGAGTTTCCAACTAAGAAAGAAGCATTGATAAGAGAAAGAGTCCTTAAAAAATATAGTAGATCCCAAATCGAGTATTTGATTAATTCAGACCGGAATATGCTTTGA
- a CDS encoding HAD family hydrolase, whose protein sequence is MIQLIATDIDGTLLDGNRFISAKTAEIFNQLELPKILISARMPQAMYYLQEALNIQGLPIVCYNGALVLHQEEVLHSDSISFDIIKDLAAIGVDHDIHVSLYRGKEWFVTQRDQWTLREINNTRVEPTVQDLEDTMAYFKKTQDAGGAHKIMFMGNADRMELAFAKAEKHHSSMVHLYRSKDTYTEISPKNISKKSALELLIQRNYPSIAMSGVAAFGDNYNDTEMLAGAGYGIAVANGRDEVKQAANHVTAHHKEDGVALWLEEFILNKKATL, encoded by the coding sequence ATGATACAACTCATCGCCACAGACATCGACGGTACGCTACTGGATGGAAACCGTTTTATTTCTGCAAAAACTGCAGAAATCTTCAATCAACTGGAGCTGCCTAAGATCCTCATTTCTGCGCGCATGCCGCAAGCCATGTACTACCTGCAGGAAGCGCTTAATATTCAAGGGCTGCCTATCGTCTGTTATAACGGCGCCTTAGTGCTGCATCAAGAAGAGGTTCTCCATAGTGATAGTATTTCTTTTGATATCATCAAGGATCTTGCTGCAATAGGTGTGGATCACGATATTCACGTGAGTTTGTATCGTGGCAAGGAGTGGTTTGTAACCCAACGGGACCAGTGGACACTTAGGGAAATCAACAACACGCGTGTAGAGCCTACCGTTCAGGATCTGGAAGATACCATGGCGTATTTCAAAAAAACTCAAGATGCTGGTGGTGCCCACAAGATCATGTTCATGGGCAATGCAGATCGTATGGAACTCGCTTTCGCGAAAGCGGAAAAACATCACTCCTCAATGGTTCATTTGTACCGCTCAAAAGATACCTATACTGAAATATCGCCTAAGAACATCTCCAAAAAATCAGCCCTGGAATTATTGATCCAGCGCAATTATCCATCCATCGCTATGTCTGGCGTGGCAGCCTTTGGCGATAATTATAATGATACTGAGATGCTCGCTGGCGCTGGATATGGAATTGCGGTAGCCAATGGCCGTGATGAGGTCAAACAGGCCGCAAATCACGTCACGGCCCATCATAAAGAAGATGGCGTGGCCCTATGGCTGGAGGAATTTATACTCAACAAAAAAGCGACCCTGTAG
- a CDS encoding T9SS type A sorting domain-containing protein — protein sequence MKKTLLFFLPLLFVSAMTTAQTKTWNFSDGWPETDGFPGYAADPDGTNPVVVDNLVIQPHTSNNNMGQITTSVLDFSDGFTSSLRFRTNGSAGGTAELPVRRYLKIPVSGDVTVTIWCAAGGSSARSLFVSDGSIILGTLPTDGEQDVPKIFEVSYTGADADLYVYGDNNFSLHKIEVTGTGASRLLSVDNAIKIPTTLISRDGQVLVSNVTAKTQIEIYNLSGALVKSVSVDQDASFDFNVSSGLYIGKINTSAGSKSVKLQVQ from the coding sequence ATGAAAAAAACTTTACTATTCTTCTTGCCTTTACTATTTGTAAGTGCAATGACAACAGCTCAAACTAAAACCTGGAACTTTTCTGATGGATGGCCAGAAACCGATGGGTTTCCTGGTTATGCTGCTGATCCTGATGGGACAAATCCTGTGGTAGTGGATAATCTTGTGATACAACCACATACGTCCAATAACAACATGGGACAGATCACCACTAGCGTTCTAGATTTCTCTGATGGATTCACTTCTAGCTTAAGATTTAGAACTAATGGAAGCGCCGGAGGAACAGCAGAACTTCCAGTTCGTAGATATCTAAAAATACCGGTTTCAGGAGATGTGACCGTTACTATCTGGTGTGCTGCCGGTGGAAGTAGCGCAAGAAGCCTTTTCGTTTCAGATGGATCTATCATTTTAGGCACATTACCAACCGATGGAGAACAAGACGTTCCTAAAATTTTTGAAGTATCTTATACAGGTGCAGACGCAGATCTATATGTATATGGCGATAACAATTTCAGCCTTCACAAAATTGAAGTGACTGGAACTGGAGCAAGCAGATTGTTGAGTGTGGACAATGCAATCAAAATACCAACTACCTTAATTAGTCGTGACGGCCAAGTTTTGGTTTCTAACGTTACAGCAAAAACTCAAATTGAGATTTATAATTTAAGTGGTGCTTTAGTAAAATCTGTAAGTGTTGATCAAGATGCTAGTTTTGATTTCAACGTTTCTTCAGGATTGTATATAGGAAAAATAAATACTTCAGCTGGCAGTAAGTCTGTCAAGCTACAAGTACAATAG
- a CDS encoding rhamnogalacturonan acetylesterase produces the protein MKLYNKFALLLLLTCSFAIAQEHVEGSSVITIHSIGDSTMAIKPNPDENPERGWAQMLPGFLSGNIALENYAVNGRSTRSFIIEGRWEKVFENLKMGDYVFIQFGHNDQKENDPKRYTNPHTAYRANLIKFVEDSRAKGAIPILFTSIVRRNYNENGTLVDTHGDYPVEVRQVAQEYNVPLIDLQYQTELLVESFGQEDSKDLYLHYKPKEIAYYPEGNEDDTHLSVLGATHVARLAVASLIQKVPVLSVYLKAD, from the coding sequence ATGAAACTCTATAACAAATTTGCATTGCTACTGCTTTTGACATGCTCCTTTGCAATAGCACAAGAGCATGTGGAAGGATCTTCGGTAATTACCATTCATAGCATTGGGGATTCTACCATGGCGATAAAACCGAACCCAGATGAAAATCCAGAACGCGGCTGGGCGCAAATGCTACCAGGATTTTTATCGGGTAACATTGCCCTAGAAAATTATGCGGTCAACGGCAGGAGCACACGCAGCTTTATTATAGAAGGACGATGGGAAAAAGTATTCGAAAATTTAAAAATGGGTGATTATGTATTTATCCAGTTTGGTCACAATGATCAAAAGGAAAATGATCCTAAACGATATACCAATCCGCATACCGCATATCGTGCGAACCTCATCAAGTTTGTGGAGGATAGCAGAGCTAAAGGAGCCATTCCAATTTTGTTCACATCGATTGTAAGACGCAATTACAATGAAAACGGAACCCTAGTCGATACACATGGTGATTACCCAGTAGAAGTCCGTCAGGTGGCTCAAGAATACAATGTCCCTTTGATTGACCTTCAATATCAAACCGAATTATTGGTGGAGTCCTTTGGTCAGGAAGACTCAAAGGATCTTTACCTGCATTATAAGCCTAAAGAAATAGCATATTACCCAGAAGGTAACGAGGATGATACACATTTATCTGTTTTGGGAGCCACTCATGTGGCGCGACTGGCAGTAGCCAGCCTGATACAAAAAGTACCAGTATTATCCGTTTATTTAAAAGCAGATTAA
- a CDS encoding pectate lyase family protein produces MKTVLLFKMFMMACALSTAQSVNITAATGWLESAYVTWEPVAGANRYDVFYSGNGMTDQQIDTQLIRSYGSYYRADIIGLAAGDYTFKIVPVTSNNPGAAAVTGVVTVMAHDRNGFAHEGGYVPGAYNLDGTLKDNAVVIYITENSKNTVTLNVTGANSNPCVGLQNILDGFKKGRDNRPLAIRLIGNITDLDYMINGDLVIENDNNANGSITFEGIGSDAVANGWGLRIKRGTNIEVRNLAFMLTDAAEGDNVGLQQDNDHVWVHNCDMFYGAPGGDADQSKGDGALDCKRSTYVTMSYNHFWDTGKSNLLGLSEDTTTGLYITYHHNWYDHSDSRHPRVRFYSAHIYNNYFDGNSKYGSGSTNGSSLFIEGNYFRKCKYPMLTSRQGTDISGGSSGTFSGEDGGFIKAFNNTISGQQRLVYYDAVNAPVQFDAYQAAARSEQIPSNLTSFKGNNAYNNFDTDASLYVNTISIDTPEDARDKVMQYSGRVSGGDITWTFNNAVDDNDSGVNSGLAALLQSYSTSVVSVQGDQGTNQSAQTLTIPNNNEQAVNSGESIEDMVFVWGGDATSASVSGLPSAGIVFTIDSSSKTVTISGTPTENVSFTVTTTGTAGSPVSGTGSIRINGVAGDDEVHNFTASGLTSNFYSFSGANINSTAGSTTYDGLTLTTRLKIESSTNISYSTSTESELTLVFDLTFNGTIKLDNTSYTASNGLLLIPSINSGSHQITKGSVANLFYIKTAYTLSMGNIEELENVSLYPNPTSGIVSLKHSLDRIERIEVYNVLGSLINAMENPIDTVDLRSFSAGIYLMKIVTPNGSITKRMIKK; encoded by the coding sequence ATGAAAACAGTTTTACTTTTTAAAATGTTTATGATGGCTTGCGCTTTGTCGACCGCCCAATCTGTCAATATCACGGCCGCTACAGGATGGCTGGAGTCTGCATATGTGACTTGGGAACCAGTGGCCGGCGCAAACCGTTATGACGTTTTTTACAGCGGTAATGGCATGACTGATCAACAGATCGACACCCAGCTCATACGCAGTTATGGCAGCTATTACCGTGCAGACATTATAGGTCTTGCCGCTGGAGATTATACGTTTAAAATCGTTCCCGTCACTTCAAACAATCCTGGAGCAGCAGCGGTCACTGGTGTGGTCACCGTTATGGCTCACGACCGCAATGGATTTGCCCATGAAGGTGGTTATGTACCTGGAGCCTATAATTTGGACGGAACATTAAAGGATAATGCTGTTGTTATTTACATTACTGAAAATTCTAAAAATACGGTCACTTTGAACGTTACTGGTGCCAATAGTAACCCTTGTGTAGGTCTACAAAATATTCTGGATGGATTTAAAAAAGGTCGCGATAATCGACCTCTCGCGATACGACTTATAGGTAATATTACAGACCTGGACTATATGATTAATGGAGACCTTGTCATTGAAAACGACAACAATGCTAATGGATCCATCACATTTGAAGGTATAGGATCTGATGCGGTAGCTAACGGTTGGGGACTTAGAATCAAACGAGGCACCAACATTGAAGTACGCAATCTTGCTTTTATGCTCACTGATGCCGCCGAAGGTGATAACGTAGGGCTACAACAAGATAACGACCATGTATGGGTTCATAATTGCGATATGTTTTATGGAGCGCCTGGTGGCGATGCTGATCAATCTAAAGGCGACGGTGCGCTGGATTGCAAACGTTCGACTTATGTAACCATGTCTTATAATCACTTTTGGGATACTGGTAAAAGCAATTTGCTGGGATTGAGCGAGGACACTACCACTGGTTTATATATTACCTATCATCACAATTGGTACGATCATTCTGATTCTCGTCATCCACGAGTTCGATTTTATTCTGCGCACATCTACAATAATTACTTTGATGGTAATTCCAAGTATGGCTCTGGATCAACTAACGGCTCTTCCTTATTCATTGAGGGAAATTACTTTAGAAAGTGTAAATACCCTATGCTTACTTCACGACAAGGAACTGACATCTCTGGCGGTTCTTCTGGTACCTTCTCTGGTGAAGATGGTGGCTTTATCAAAGCATTTAATAATACTATAAGTGGTCAACAACGTCTCGTTTATTATGACGCCGTCAATGCGCCAGTACAATTTGATGCCTATCAAGCTGCAGCTAGAAGCGAGCAAATCCCATCAAATCTCACCTCTTTCAAAGGAAATAATGCTTACAACAATTTTGATACCGACGCCAGCCTCTATGTGAATACCATTAGTATAGATACACCCGAAGACGCGCGTGACAAGGTCATGCAATATTCCGGCAGGGTCAGTGGTGGCGATATTACTTGGACTTTTAATAATGCGGTCGATGACAATGATTCTGGAGTCAATTCTGGACTTGCGGCTCTATTGCAGTCCTACAGCACCAGTGTTGTCTCCGTTCAAGGTGATCAAGGAACTAATCAAAGCGCTCAAACCTTGACAATCCCAAACAATAACGAACAAGCTGTAAATAGCGGTGAAAGTATTGAAGATATGGTATTTGTTTGGGGCGGCGATGCTACGTCTGCCAGCGTTTCAGGTTTGCCGAGCGCTGGGATTGTTTTTACAATTGATTCTTCTTCAAAGACAGTGACCATAAGCGGAACTCCTACTGAAAACGTGAGCTTTACAGTAACAACCACAGGTACAGCAGGTTCACCAGTTTCTGGAACTGGATCTATTAGAATTAATGGAGTCGCAGGTGATGATGAGGTCCACAATTTTACGGCCTCTGGTTTAACCAGTAATTTCTATTCATTTTCAGGTGCAAACATCAACTCAACAGCAGGATCTACCACTTATGATGGTCTTACTTTGACGACACGACTCAAAATTGAGTCTTCCACAAACATATCCTACTCAACATCTACAGAGTCAGAACTTACACTGGTATTTGACCTTACTTTTAACGGTACGATTAAACTAGACAACACGAGCTACACCGCATCAAATGGGTTGCTATTGATCCCTTCAATAAACAGCGGTTCACATCAGATCACCAAAGGCAGCGTTGCTAACTTATTTTATATTAAAACGGCTTACACGTTAAGTATGGGAAACATTGAAGAACTTGAAAATGTCAGCCTATATCCTAATCCTACATCTGGAATAGTCTCCTTAAAACATAGCTTAGATCGCATCGAGCGAATAGAGGTGTATAATGTTTTAGGATCACTAATCAATGCAATGGAAAACCCAATCGATACCGTAGATCTTAGGTCCTTTAGCGCTGGTATCTACTTGATGAAGATCGTTACTCCTAATGGATCGATTACCAAGCGGATGATTAAAAAGTAA
- the pelA gene encoding pectate lyase produces MRVFTSLVCFLFFQAVQSQILDKSWRDIITNSSAEWYASAEAREIAENVLLYQRDIGGWPKNIQMQEVLSTKEKQELRELQSTAKGVTTDNGATFQEMLFLSKIHEQQPDERYRVAFLKALDYLLEAQYPNGGWPQFYPLKKGYATHITYNDDSMVNILNVLKEVKDNSGYYSIQPPKETLERVKKAFDKGVSCILQTQYVQDGILTGWCAQHDEVTLEPAMGRAYELPSLSGKESAKIVLLLMSIENPSIAVMESVASAHAWLQRVKIEGLREVRTYDDEGKVINKVIVQDEEAPTLWARFMELENNRPFFCDRDGIKKYSLDEIGAERRNGYGWYTDEPKEVLKTYDRWVKAHDVIEKLKAKTAAPKDPFNVTVAKDGTGDYSSIQDAINNAKSFPYERITITIKNGIYKEKVRIYEWNTHINLIGESKEQTIITFDDYFDKMAIGRNSTFHTPTLSIDADDVLVKNLTIENSAGEVGQAVALAINSNRVAIVNCNLLGNQDTVYASGNGKQYFKDCFIEGTTDFIFGNSTAFFENCEIHSKKDSYITAASTGEMADFGFVFKNCKLTAAENVDEVYLGRPWRIYAQTVFTDSDMGDHILPVGWDNWSKPEAEKTAFYAEYKNRGKGFAPERRVSWSKQLKKSQAKKYNLKNILGEHKKSSKKEWYETL; encoded by the coding sequence ATGAGAGTTTTCACGTCATTAGTTTGCTTCCTGTTTTTTCAAGCTGTACAGTCGCAAATCCTGGACAAATCCTGGAGAGATATTATAACAAACAGTAGCGCTGAATGGTATGCGTCTGCGGAAGCTCGTGAAATAGCAGAAAACGTTTTGCTGTATCAAAGAGATATAGGTGGCTGGCCTAAAAATATCCAGATGCAGGAAGTGCTCTCTACTAAAGAAAAGCAAGAGTTAAGAGAGTTACAATCCACTGCCAAAGGGGTCACCACCGATAACGGTGCCACTTTTCAAGAAATGCTTTTCCTATCAAAGATTCACGAGCAACAGCCTGATGAAAGATACAGGGTTGCATTTTTAAAAGCGTTGGACTACCTGCTAGAAGCACAATACCCTAATGGCGGCTGGCCTCAGTTCTATCCGCTTAAGAAGGGTTATGCTACTCACATCACCTATAATGATGATAGCATGGTCAATATTTTGAATGTATTGAAAGAGGTAAAAGATAATTCTGGCTATTATTCCATCCAGCCGCCCAAGGAGACTTTGGAACGGGTCAAAAAAGCTTTTGACAAAGGTGTCTCTTGCATCTTACAAACTCAATATGTGCAGGATGGTATATTGACAGGCTGGTGTGCGCAGCATGATGAGGTGACTCTTGAACCTGCAATGGGAAGAGCTTATGAATTACCATCATTAAGCGGAAAGGAGTCTGCTAAAATCGTTCTTCTACTCATGTCCATCGAGAATCCATCGATCGCGGTGATGGAATCTGTTGCCAGCGCTCACGCGTGGTTGCAACGTGTAAAGATTGAAGGCTTGAGAGAAGTGAGAACCTATGATGATGAGGGCAAGGTGATCAATAAAGTAATAGTTCAGGATGAAGAGGCACCAACATTGTGGGCACGTTTTATGGAACTGGAAAACAATAGACCTTTCTTTTGTGATAGAGATGGAATCAAAAAATATTCTTTGGATGAGATAGGAGCAGAGCGCAGGAATGGTTACGGTTGGTACACTGACGAGCCTAAAGAAGTACTTAAAACCTATGACCGATGGGTGAAAGCTCATGATGTGATTGAAAAATTAAAAGCCAAGACCGCTGCGCCAAAGGATCCTTTTAACGTAACGGTGGCAAAAGATGGCACTGGCGACTATTCTTCCATTCAGGATGCCATTAATAATGCAAAATCCTTTCCTTATGAAAGGATCACAATTACGATTAAGAATGGAATTTATAAAGAAAAGGTCAGAATCTACGAATGGAATACGCACATCAATTTGATAGGAGAAAGTAAGGAGCAAACCATCATTACTTTTGATGACTATTTTGATAAAATGGCCATAGGCCGCAACAGCACTTTCCATACACCAACATTATCCATAGATGCAGATGATGTTTTGGTGAAAAATTTGACGATTGAAAATTCGGCTGGAGAAGTTGGGCAAGCCGTGGCATTAGCGATCAATTCAAATAGGGTAGCGATAGTCAACTGCAACTTGTTAGGCAATCAAGACACGGTTTACGCCTCTGGAAACGGTAAGCAATATTTCAAGGATTGCTTTATTGAAGGAACAACGGATTTCATTTTTGGCAACTCCACGGCGTTCTTTGAGAACTGTGAGATTCACAGTAAAAAGGACTCTTATATCACAGCCGCTTCTACCGGTGAGATGGCAGATTTTGGTTTTGTATTCAAAAACTGTAAGCTAACTGCTGCTGAAAACGTAGATGAAGTCTACCTAGGCAGACCATGGAGAATTTATGCCCAAACTGTTTTTACGGATAGCGATATGGGTGATCACATATTACCGGTAGGTTGGGATAATTGGTCCAAACCTGAAGCGGAAAAAACAGCTTTTTATGCGGAATACAAAAATCGTGGAAAAGGATTTGCTCCAGAACGCCGCGTCTCATGGTCCAAGCAATTGAAAAAGTCCCAAGCTAAAAAGTACAACCTCAAAAATATATTGGGTGAACATAAAAAATCATCAAAAAAGGAGTGGTATGAAACTCTATAA
- a CDS encoding tetratricopeptide repeat protein, whose amino-acid sequence MKTYLTLIVLYLGNFLNTTAQEYEADSLMAIGNYREALNSYRELDTTADNTFKTARAYVVLGDTDQAINSYKQGLEMEPEAIRPRFELGRLYLGTSNVFESLWLFKQLNEEFPENSTYLFYKGQAHEQLKSDDLAMDVYENVLKMDPDYRRARLELVPLLIKNRETGPAIKYCIEVLNENPDDIKFNSLIAQAYYHAKIYSKAIEHLERLLELGNDTEFNRRTLAISYIQDAQWQKGIENIQIFLEKYNDKDADLYFLKSKAHLRLQEYDEAQDAIEYAIMYKRPSIAQEYLQMASIMAAREDFKGTFETMQLAVKENPEDDVAAYQLVVAADRYFKDKKSILKYYERFLDKFGTSSDYAEIAESRANDLKKEIFMNIEK is encoded by the coding sequence ATGAAAACCTACCTCACTCTAATTGTACTTTATTTAGGAAACTTCTTGAATACGACCGCTCAAGAGTATGAAGCAGATAGCTTGATGGCAATAGGAAATTACCGTGAGGCATTAAATTCCTATCGTGAACTTGACACCACTGCTGACAATACGTTTAAGACGGCTCGAGCATACGTCGTATTAGGCGACACAGATCAAGCCATCAACTCTTACAAGCAAGGCCTAGAAATGGAACCAGAAGCGATACGACCACGGTTTGAATTGGGGCGCTTATATTTAGGGACCAGCAATGTTTTTGAAAGCCTTTGGTTATTCAAACAGTTAAACGAAGAGTTTCCAGAAAACTCAACCTATCTATTTTATAAGGGACAAGCTCATGAACAATTAAAATCAGATGATCTGGCCATGGACGTTTATGAGAATGTCCTCAAAATGGATCCTGATTATCGCAGGGCAAGATTGGAACTGGTTCCATTGTTAATTAAAAACAGGGAAACAGGACCAGCGATCAAATACTGTATTGAGGTTTTAAATGAAAACCCTGATGATATCAAATTCAATAGTCTTATTGCTCAGGCCTATTATCACGCCAAGATCTACTCAAAAGCCATTGAACACCTAGAGCGGCTTTTGGAATTGGGAAATGATACAGAGTTCAATCGCCGTACGCTGGCGATCAGTTACATCCAGGATGCTCAATGGCAAAAAGGCATTGAGAACATTCAGATCTTTCTGGAGAAGTATAACGATAAGGATGCAGACCTATATTTTCTAAAATCAAAAGCGCACCTGAGACTTCAGGAATATGATGAGGCTCAAGATGCCATTGAATATGCCATCATGTATAAAAGGCCATCTATTGCACAGGAATATCTTCAAATGGCATCTATTATGGCGGCAAGAGAGGATTTTAAAGGTACTTTTGAAACGATGCAATTAGCTGTCAAAGAAAATCCAGAAGATGATGTCGCCGCTTACCAATTAGTTGTTGCGGCAGACCGTTATTTTAAGGATAAAAAGTCCATTCTGAAGTACTATGAGCGTTTTCTTGACAAATTTGGAACGTCCAGTGATTATGCAGAGATCGCTGAATCCCGAGCTAATGACCTCAAGAAGGAAATTTTCATGAACATAGAAAAGTGA